CAACATAAAAATGAAGGAAGGATCTACTAAGTGTGGAAATATTTTATACCAAGGCAAGTTCTTTTAGTAAGGGGAATGGTGAGGCAAGTGGAACAGTTAGAAAATTATCGCAAATTACATGTGCTTTTAAATTTAATCCGCGGACTTTATAAAGCGCTGGATAACGATTGGAGAAAAGCGGCCGCGGAGGTAGGTCTAACCCCCTGTCAGCAACATTTGCTATGGATTCTATCCTTTAAAAATGGCAGCACTCTGACGGAACTAAGTGAAATTGGTGTTTGGCATGTTTCCACAGTCATGAGTATGGTTGAACGGATGGAAAGAAACGGATTGGTTAGCAAGGAAGTGGACAGTAACGATGCCCGGACAAAGCGTATTTTTATTACTGAAAAGGGTCGTCGAGTCAGACAAGAAACTTTAAAGGGAGAAGGACATTTCAGGCTACTTGCTCTCCTAAACAATATGAAAGAAAAAGAAGTTGAAGAGGGAACCAAAATATTGCAATATCTGGTGTCCGAGCTGCTTGGCGAAAGATTTCTTGAGTTTGTCCATACATCGGCAGAACAAATCTTGAATAATAAGGAAAACCTTGCGCTAGAATAATAAAAAAACCCCGGATTGTCCGGGGTTTTTTAGCCAAATTGCTTAGGAGAGAAGGGCATGGCCAATAAAGGCATAGTTTATATATGGAAATGTATGGTTTGTGGTGCTAAACATTATGGTAAAAATCCGCCGGCCAGTTGTAAAAAATGTAGTTGTGAGGCAAACCGCTATGTATTGGTACCTAAAAGCAGTCAAGGAAATGAAGAGTGGGAACTGCAAAACTACCTTGGCCTTCCTGGCTTAAACAATCTACTATACCTCATTGGTACCTCTCGCAAAGGTATTCCTAATGCCATGTGTTGCAGTAGTGTTACACAGATCTCCTTTGGTCCGCCCCTGGTGGCTGTGGCTATCAATAAAAACACCCTAACCCACGACAATATTAAAGAAACCGGTGTGTTTTCCTTAATGCCCCTGGGTCGCAGTCAAACCAAGCTGGCCCATCACTTTGGTCGAAATTCAGGCCGCCAAATGGACAAATTTGTGGATTATAAGTATCAGCCAACCAGTACCGGTTGCCCCATTATTGAAGGGTGTGACAGCTATTATCATTGCCAGGTAGATCATCATACTACCATTGAGCTAGCAAGTCATACCTTGTTTGTAGCCCAAATTTTAGAGGCAGTGGTTAAGGCAAGTGAACCACCGTTAACTTACTTGGATTATACAAGGGAAATGTCAGGTTCTTAATCATTTCTGAAATATTCGGAAAGAAAACAATTATGAATATTTTTTTCTTGCGAGCATTATAGGTTTAGATTACAATGATTGGTAACAAGAGAGGAATATAAGGAGGTATGGCCGGTGTTTGTTAAGGATTGTATGACTACTTCACCCATTACCATTGCCAAGAGCACGCCTATCTTAGAAGCTCTGGAAAAAATGAAAAAGTTAAAGATTCGCCAATTACCCGTTACTGATAAGGGTAAATTGGTTGGCTTGGTTACAGAAAGAGAGCTATTAACAGTTACTCCTTCACCTGCCACCACCCTCAGCATTTTTGAAATGAACTATCTGCTTTCTAAAATGGTAGTAGGAGAAGTTATGGTGAAGGACCCGATCACCGTATCACCGGAAACTACCATTGAAGAAGCTGCTCTTATTATGAGAGAGAATAAGATTGGTTGCCTACTGGTCTTAGAGGAAGAGGAATTAACCGGCATTATTACTCAAACGGATATCTTTGATGCATTTATCGATTTCTTTGGTATCAGGAAAGCCGGTGCCAGACTGGTATTGGAGATTCGTGACAGAGTAGGGGCCATAGCTGATATCACAGAGATCATGAAGTCTATGAACGTCAACATTAGGGCCATGGTTGTTCATCGGAGGAATAATGACTTATTCCATATAATTGTCAGGGTAAACACAGTTGAACCAGAAGGACTGGTTAAAGAGTTAGAAGCCAAAGGCTTTCCCGTCATATCAGTTAGCTAAGCATTTAAAAACCTACCCCACTGATTTACAAGGTGAGGTAGGTTTTTTTTGCCACTGGCCTTTAGTTTGTTAAGTTTTTAGAATGCCTAAATTAAGCCTGATATATTACCCTGCTATCAATATCCTTGATATTCTGGCAGCCGGTTAGAATCATTGCTTGTTTTAATTCAGCAGTCATTTTGTCCAGCAACAGTTTAACACCTGCTGCACCACCACCGAAGGCACCTACCACCAGCGGTCTGCCCACTAAAACTCCATCAGCACCCAAAGCGAGAAGTTTTAGTACATCCACGCCGGTGCGAACTCCTCCATCTGCCAAAATAGTAACCTTACCCTTCACTGCGTCAGCAATGGCGGGAAGTACGCTGGCTGCTCCCGGTGTAAAATCAAGAATACGACCACCATGGTTTGAAACGACAATGGCGCTAACGCCAGCCTCCACAGCCATTATTGCTTCATCCACGGTCATAATACCTTTTAAAATAAAGGGCAGTTTAGTGGCAGCAACTAACTCCTGGATCTCCTCTTTAGTTTTGGGGCCCACAGGTTGACCCTTTAAAGCCATGGTCACCAAACCAGCACCGTCAATATCTACACCCAGGGCCAGTGCACCTGCTTCTTCTGCCCGACGTATGCAATCAATGATTACCTTTTGTTCACGGGGCTTGATAATGGGAATACCTCTGCCCTTTTCCTGGGCAATAGCCTCTAAGCCAGAGGTATACATGGCTGGGTCAGCGCCGTCCCCGGTCCAGCCCAAGGTACCCGCCTGAACACTGCCGGATACAATCATACCGATAAATTCTCGCTCGCTAATGGCGCCGCCCATGTTGTAAGGAGTTCCTGTCATTGGTGCTCCCATAATAGGGCTGGACAGCTTGGTACCAAAGAGTTCTGTTTCGGTACTGGGATTACTGACACCGTGCAGGGTGCGCATATTTAAACTATAGGAAGCAAGGGCAGTTAAATTATTCCGAAAACTTATACCGGTGCCGGTGCCGCCCATACCGGGAACCTCGCCCGCACAAGCCCGACCGTCGCAAACCGGACAAACCCGGCAGTAGCCTTTAAGTTTATCCTTTGCTTGGGACCTAACTGTTTGTAAATCCATGCTGAAGTCCTCCTGTCATTTAGTAGTAAAATAGATACTTGTATAAGTATTAGATTTTCTATTAAATTTTCCTGCCGTAAAATTTTCGGGAAACCATCTCTGGCATTACCTCATTTTGTTGTTGTGCTTCCGAACCGGCAGAGTTGGGTTCCTGGCTAATCACCTGGGGAGAAATGTTCATGGTTAGGTGAAACTCACGGGTTTCAGGTAACCAATCCACTTGTATATGGAAAAGTTCTTCTATGGTAGATTTGGTTAAATAGGTGGTCCCTTCTAAAACAAGTGGAGGTTCTGTAAGAGAGATAGCCTGGCCATAAACACTTGCATGCTGACTGTTTGGCCGTAATTCTGCCATAAAATCCTGCGATTGCAAATTAATTACGTTGGCTTGTTCATCCCAGCTTAGGTTGCAGTTTAAATACTTGCAAACTAGCTTTAAAGGAATATACGGTCTGTTATCCCTGGAGAAGGTTTTATATTGGTCATCCAGGCTAAGCAATTCTTTATTGAGATATACTTTGATAGGAGTGTTGTCGACAAACCCCGCCTTTAAATCTGTATCGTTCCAGACAATAATGACTGGAGTCCCCACTGCTACTTGATCATATAGCCATAGGATATCCTGGTTGTGTAAACGAATACAGCCGGCAGAGGCATAAGTGCCAATGGAGTTGGGATTGTTATTGCCATGAATGCCATAGGGACCACCAGGTGCGCTGAGACCTAACCAACGGGGACCTAATGGGTTACGGGGGCTACCACCGGGAATATTTTGTTTATAATAGGGTGGGTTAACAATTTTGTTTATAATTCTAAATTGTCCTTCAGGGGTGAAACTTCTTTGACGGCCGGTGGCCACTGGGAACACCTTCACTAAATTACCGTTTTGATAAAAGCCCAGTTGGTTTGTCTTCTTATTGATAATAATCATGCTGTTTTGCTGAGCCTTTGCTTCAGACGGGCAAATAAGAAAAGACATGACCCAAAGTAAGGCAGTTACGGCTATAACTTGACCAATTCTTCTTCTGTGAAACGTGATGAACCCCTCCCTATACAATTTTTCTATACATGACTATTAAGGGACGGGGTTGCCTATGACCTTAAATTTATTTTTATATCTAATGAATAGTAGTTGCTAAGTTGTCTGGGTAAAAACTATAATGCTGACAGAAAGGTTTCAGGAGGAGGACAAGGGTGGAGCAAATATCAGAAATTCATGAAGAACTGGCCGTTTTAGTGGGAGTGCGACTACCGGGTGACGACGAATGGCAGGTTGAGGAGTCTTTAAAAGAGCTAAATAGTCTTGCGGATACTGCCGGAGCACGTGTGGTAGGGGAATTTATGCAAAACCGCCAAAGACCTGATGTTGCTACTTTTATCGGCAAGGGAAAGGTAGAAGAGTTGGCAGAGTATTGCCAACAGGTTGGGGCTAATTTAGTGATCAGTGACCGAGAATTGTCACCGGCTCAGTCTCGTAACCTAGAGGAGAAACTTGGGGTAAAGGTAATAGACAGAACCCAACTAATATTGGATATCTTTGCGGGTCGTGCTCAAACTAAAGAAGGTAGATTACAGGTGGAGCTGGCACAATTAAAATATATGCTGCCACGTCTTATTGGACAGGGATTAAAATTATCCAGATTAGGTGGAGGTATTGGTACCAGAGGACCTGGGGAAACAAAACTGGAGACCGATAGGCGGCGAATTCGGAAAAGGATATCTGATTTGGAAAGGGAGCTAAGGGAGGTACAACGCCACAGAGCTTTGTTGAGAAAAGACCGTAAGGATGAACCCTTTCCCTTAGTGAGCTTGGTTGGCTATACTAACGCCGGCAAAAGTACACTGCTTAAGGCTTTAACTGGGGCAGAAGTTCTTATAGAAAATAAACTTTTTGCAACCCTTGACCCCACAACTCGACGGGTACTGCTGCCTAATAATGATACCGTTCTACTTACCGATACAGTTGGCTTTATTCAGAACTTACCTCACCATTTAGTGGCGGCCTTTAGAGCAACCTTAGAAGAAGTGGTTGAAGCTGATCTTTTGCTCCATGTAGTTGATGCCTCCCATCTTAACCATGAGAGACATAT
This region of Desulforamulus ferrireducens genomic DNA includes:
- a CDS encoding MarR family winged helix-turn-helix transcriptional regulator → MLLNLIRGLYKALDNDWRKAAAEVGLTPCQQHLLWILSFKNGSTLTELSEIGVWHVSTVMSMVERMERNGLVSKEVDSNDARTKRIFITEKGRRVRQETLKGEGHFRLLALLNNMKEKEVEEGTKILQYLVSELLGERFLEFVHTSAEQILNNKENLALE
- a CDS encoding CBS and ACT domain-containing protein; the protein is MFVKDCMTTSPITIAKSTPILEALEKMKKLKIRQLPVTDKGKLVGLVTERELLTVTPSPATTLSIFEMNYLLSKMVVGEVMVKDPITVSPETTIEEAALIMRENKIGCLLVLEEEELTGIITQTDIFDAFIDFFGIRKAGARLVLEIRDRVGAIADITEIMKSMNVNIRAMVVHRRNNDLFHIIVRVNTVEPEGLVKELEAKGFPVISVS
- a CDS encoding flavin reductase family protein, which gives rise to MANKGIVYIWKCMVCGAKHYGKNPPASCKKCSCEANRYVLVPKSSQGNEEWELQNYLGLPGLNNLLYLIGTSRKGIPNAMCCSSVTQISFGPPLVAVAINKNTLTHDNIKETGVFSLMPLGRSQTKLAHHFGRNSGRQMDKFVDYKYQPTSTGCPIIEGCDSYYHCQVDHHTTIELASHTLFVAQILEAVVKASEPPLTYLDYTREMSGS
- a CDS encoding L,D-transpeptidase family protein; this translates as MSFLICPSEAKAQQNSMIIINKKTNQLGFYQNGNLVKVFPVATGRQRSFTPEGQFRIINKIVNPPYYKQNIPGGSPRNPLGPRWLGLSAPGGPYGIHGNNNPNSIGTYASAGCIRLHNQDILWLYDQVAVGTPVIIVWNDTDLKAGFVDNTPIKVYLNKELLSLDDQYKTFSRDNRPYIPLKLVCKYLNCNLSWDEQANVINLQSQDFMAELRPNSQHASVYGQAISLTEPPLVLEGTTYLTKSTIEELFHIQVDWLPETREFHLTMNISPQVISQEPNSAGSEAQQQNEVMPEMVSRKFYGRKI
- a CDS encoding alpha-hydroxy-acid oxidizing protein; translation: MDLQTVRSQAKDKLKGYCRVCPVCDGRACAGEVPGMGGTGTGISFRNNLTALASYSLNMRTLHGVSNPSTETELFGTKLSSPIMGAPMTGTPYNMGGAISEREFIGMIVSGSVQAGTLGWTGDGADPAMYTSGLEAIAQEKGRGIPIIKPREQKVIIDCIRRAEEAGALALGVDIDGAGLVTMALKGQPVGPKTKEEIQELVAATKLPFILKGIMTVDEAIMAVEAGVSAIVVSNHGGRILDFTPGAASVLPAIADAVKGKVTILADGGVRTGVDVLKLLALGADGVLVGRPLVVGAFGGGAAGVKLLLDKMTAELKQAMILTGCQNIKDIDSRVIYQA
- the hflX gene encoding GTPase HflX, coding for MEQISEIHEELAVLVGVRLPGDDEWQVEESLKELNSLADTAGARVVGEFMQNRQRPDVATFIGKGKVEELAEYCQQVGANLVISDRELSPAQSRNLEEKLGVKVIDRTQLILDIFAGRAQTKEGRLQVELAQLKYMLPRLIGQGLKLSRLGGGIGTRGPGETKLETDRRRIRKRISDLERELREVQRHRALLRKDRKDEPFPLVSLVGYTNAGKSTLLKALTGAEVLIENKLFATLDPTTRRVLLPNNDTVLLTDTVGFIQNLPHHLVAAFRATLEEVVEADLLLHVVDASHLNHERHINAVQEVLKQLGAQDKPMIIVFNKIDEVMDLQSISHTDMPAVNISALSGEGIEELLQMVASMLKQRYTVIKLTIPYHKSNLVSLLHQKGKVVQEKYQEDGIEVEVEISRVWGERILSQL